In Cicer arietinum cultivar CDC Frontier isolate Library 1 chromosome 7, Cicar.CDCFrontier_v2.0, whole genome shotgun sequence, a single window of DNA contains:
- the LOC101513168 gene encoding probable BOI-related E3 ubiquitin-protein ligase 3 has protein sequence MAVEARHLNLFPSQLLHNTHNRDVITNPNVTDANFINIYNNYSSLLPLSCTTTVSENLLPTQPPPYNPFITDSLKKTSDMKSDSTLTYNNNNNVASYTRKRSRDTISDYTTFPSYKNSGFFSFLGEDISQNIYHQNIDIDRLVSQHMDKVRVELEEKRKRQARMLLELIEIGMIKKLKAKEEEMETFERMNMVLEERVKSLCIENQIWRELAQTNEATATALRNNLEQVLTQLKNNGGGVDATVVVEEDAESSCGSNNYNKEGWCTVAFGAQDKENGEGTSGGGDGSRVMNEYDSGYNEKKRLCRNCGKGESCVLILPCRHLCLCTMCGSTLHTCPVCKCFKNASLLVNLS, from the exons ATGGCCGTCGAGGCTCGCCATCTCAACCTTTTTCCTTCTCAACTCCTACACAATACCCACAACAG AGACGTGATCACGAACCCCAATGTTACCGATGCAAACTTCATAAACATTTATAACAACTACTCCTCACTACTTCCACTATCTTGCACAACCACCGTGTCGGAGAATCTCCTCCCGACGCAACCTCCGCCGTATAATCCCTTCATAACCGACTCCCTCAAAAAAACCTCCGACATGAAATCCGACAGCACACTCActtacaacaacaataacaacgttGCCTCGTACACAAGAAAACGCTCGAGAGATACAATTAGTGACTACACTACTTTCCCTTCTTACAAGAATAGCggatttttctctttccttGGCGAAGAtatttctcaaaatatctaCCACCAAAACATCGACATCGACCGCCTCGTTTCTCAACAC aTGGACAAGGTGAGAGTGGAATTGGAAGAAAAGAGGAAGAGACAAGCGAGGATGTTACTGGAATTAATAGAGATTGGAATGATAAAGAAACTGAAAgctaaagaagaagaaatggaGACATTTGAAAGAATGAACATGGTGCTTGAAGAGAGAGTAAAATCACTTTGCATCGAGAATCAAATATGGCGTGAACTAGCTCAAACCAACGAAGCCACCGCCACCGCTCTCCGGAACAATCTCGAACAAGTCCTTACGCAGCTGAAAAACAACGGCGGTGGCGTAGATGCCACCGTCGTGGTGGAGGAAGACGCGGAGTCATCTTGCGgaagtaataattataataaagagGGGTGGTGCACGGTAGCATTTGGTGCGCAGGATAAGGAAAATGGAGAAGGTACTAGTGGTGGTGGTGATGGTAGCAGAGTAATGAATGAGTACGATAGCGGTTACAATGAAAAGAAGAGATTGTGCAGAAATTGTGGGAAAGGAGAATCGTGTGTACTAATCCTGCCTTGCAGACACCTCTGTCTCTGTACTATGTGTGGGTCTACACTGCATACTTGTCCTGTCTGTAAATGCTTCAAAAACGCTAGTCTTCTTGTTAATTTAAGCTAA
- the LOC140918901 gene encoding probable BOI-related E3 ubiquitin-protein ligase 2 gives MNMVLEERVKSLCIENQIWRELAQTNEATATALRNNLEQVLTQLKNNGGGVDATVVVEEDAESSCGSNNYNKEGWCTVAFGAQDKENGEGTSGGGDGSRVMNEYDSGYNEKKRLCRNCGKGESCVLILPCRHLCLCTMCGSTLHTCPVCKCFKNASLLVNLS, from the coding sequence ATGAACATGGTGCTTGAAGAGAGAGTAAAATCACTTTGCATCGAGAATCAAATATGGCGTGAACTAGCTCAAACCAACGAAGCCACCGCCACCGCTCTCCGGAACAATCTCGAACAAGTCCTTACGCAGCTGAAAAACAACGGCGGTGGCGTAGATGCCACCGTCGTGGTGGAGGAAGACGCGGAGTCATCTTGCGgaagtaataattataataaagagGGGTGGTGCACGGTAGCATTTGGTGCGCAGGATAAGGAAAATGGAGAAGGTACTAGTGGTGGTGGTGATGGTAGCAGAGTAATGAATGAGTACGATAGCGGTTACAATGAAAAGAAGAGATTGTGCAGAAATTGTGGGAAAGGAGAATCGTGTGTACTAATCCTGCCTTGCAGACACCTCTGTCTCTGTACTATGTGTGGGTCTACACTGCATACTTGTCCTGTCTGTAAATGCTTCAAAAACGCTAGTCTTCTTGTTAATTTAAGCTAA